From a region of the Tenggerimyces flavus genome:
- a CDS encoding ABC transporter permease, translated as MIATAATVAAMIVLTAVLGPGLTDRLPSATVGTPFSASTSAYPLGTDVLGRDVLARLLHGGRLVVGVAVGATLLATALSAAFGVLVALSAKWMGELATRMTDTVAVLPALLVVLLLAASFPGSDLAVLAAVTVTTVPFSARVVRSAARRVIVQSYTETARARGDSTWHVVRRDIAPNIAGVVFADAGVRFAGAVSLTATAGFLGLGSRSGAPNWGRMVAENLPGSELAVLPVLAPALVLVLFVLVVNLLADELASRIGRLA; from the coding sequence ATGATCGCCACAGCGGCGACCGTCGCGGCCATGATCGTGTTGACCGCTGTCCTGGGACCAGGGCTGACCGACCGTCTGCCCTCCGCCACCGTCGGGACACCCTTCAGCGCGTCGACGTCCGCGTATCCACTCGGCACCGACGTACTGGGCCGGGACGTGCTGGCCCGGCTGCTGCACGGCGGCAGGCTCGTTGTCGGTGTCGCCGTCGGTGCGACCTTGCTGGCGACGGCGTTGAGCGCGGCTTTCGGTGTGCTCGTCGCGCTGTCTGCCAAATGGATGGGCGAGCTGGCGACCCGCATGACCGATACGGTTGCCGTGCTGCCCGCCCTGCTGGTCGTCCTGCTGCTCGCCGCGAGCTTTCCGGGCAGCGATCTAGCCGTGCTGGCCGCCGTGACGGTGACCACGGTGCCTTTCTCGGCACGGGTGGTGCGCTCAGCAGCCAGACGAGTGATCGTGCAGAGCTACACAGAGACCGCTCGTGCGCGCGGCGACTCGACGTGGCACGTCGTCCGGCGCGATATCGCCCCCAACATCGCTGGCGTGGTGTTCGCCGACGCCGGGGTCCGCTTCGCAGGCGCTGTGTCGCTGACCGCCACCGCCGGGTTCCTGGGCTTGGGCAGCCGGTCCGGCGCGCCAAACTGGGGCCGGATGGTCGCCGAGAACCTCCCCGGCTCCGAGCTGGCTGTGTTGCCGGTCCTGGCACCTGCCCTGGTCCTCGTGCTCTTCGTGCTGGTGGTCAATCTGCTCGCCGACGAGCTCGCCTCCCGGATCGGACGGCTGGCATGA
- a CDS encoding ABC transporter ATP-binding protein: protein MTALAEITDLVIVPDDGTGAPVVDHVSLSVDEGEVVGVVGRSGSGKTTTALSLFGRVRPGLTMRTGRVRVAGADPFGRGSRAWRHTLSYLAQDPMSALNPARRVGALLAEMLRLRASSTADATRLLAAVDLPTGREFLRRRPWQVSGGQAQRVALALALAGSPRLLVLDEPTSGLDTIVAAEVRAVLARALAATGSAALLISHDARLVAELAHRSVRLEAGHIAEPGTSRTVLAERPPLAVPSIDSRPARLPQLVVEGLTATYARRTVVDGVSFTIPVGGCLALVGPSGSGKTTTARCLVGLHRSTVGSIRLAGQDLAPSLRARSHAQRRSTALVTQDPLGALNPKERVGTALRRPMRDLNDLDAAAHTAALLAQVQLESVLSERLPGSLSGGERQRISIARALAADPELLVCDEITSGLDEDTATAVLDLLSELRRQRGLTVLLITHDLGVAARYADHVLVLSRGRAVELGPVLTVLRSPRHEVTRRLVRASSTIPAWPD, encoded by the coding sequence ATGACCGCCCTCGCCGAGATCACCGACCTGGTGATCGTCCCGGATGACGGAACTGGTGCACCCGTTGTCGACCACGTGAGCCTGTCCGTCGACGAAGGCGAGGTGGTGGGTGTGGTCGGGCGGTCTGGATCTGGGAAGACGACGACAGCACTCAGCCTCTTCGGCCGGGTGCGGCCCGGCTTGACCATGCGCACGGGACGTGTGCGGGTCGCAGGCGCAGACCCGTTCGGTCGCGGATCGAGGGCTTGGCGACACACGCTGTCCTATCTCGCGCAGGACCCGATGTCCGCGCTGAACCCGGCTCGACGGGTCGGCGCGCTGCTCGCCGAGATGCTTCGACTGCGCGCCTCGAGTACGGCCGACGCGACGCGACTGCTCGCTGCGGTCGACCTTCCCACCGGCCGGGAGTTCCTGCGCCGCCGTCCCTGGCAGGTCTCCGGCGGTCAGGCACAGCGCGTTGCTCTGGCCCTGGCGTTGGCCGGATCGCCGAGGCTCCTCGTCCTGGACGAGCCGACGAGCGGCCTCGACACGATCGTGGCCGCCGAGGTGCGAGCCGTACTGGCTCGGGCGCTCGCAGCCACAGGATCCGCGGCACTGCTGATCAGTCACGACGCGCGCCTGGTGGCCGAGCTGGCACACCGCTCGGTACGACTTGAGGCTGGGCACATCGCGGAACCAGGTACGTCCCGGACAGTCCTGGCAGAGCGACCGCCGCTCGCCGTGCCGAGCATCGACTCGCGACCGGCAAGATTGCCGCAGCTCGTTGTCGAGGGGCTGACCGCCACCTACGCACGCCGCACAGTGGTCGACGGCGTCAGCTTCACCATTCCGGTAGGTGGATGCCTCGCCCTGGTCGGGCCGTCGGGATCAGGCAAGACGACGACCGCGCGCTGTCTGGTCGGCCTGCACCGTTCGACCGTGGGCTCGATCCGACTGGCAGGCCAGGACCTCGCCCCGTCACTTCGCGCGCGCAGCCACGCACAACGCCGCTCCACCGCTCTGGTCACCCAAGACCCTCTCGGGGCGCTCAACCCCAAGGAGCGGGTAGGCACGGCGTTGCGCAGACCCATGCGCGACCTGAACGATCTGGACGCGGCCGCACATACGGCTGCCCTGCTGGCTCAGGTGCAGCTCGAGTCCGTGCTCAGCGAGCGGCTGCCGGGATCGTTGTCCGGCGGTGAACGGCAGCGGATCAGCATTGCGCGGGCGCTGGCGGCTGACCCGGAGCTGCTCGTGTGTGACGAGATCACCTCGGGACTCGACGAAGACACCGCCACCGCAGTGCTTGACCTGCTCTCCGAACTACGCCGACAACGCGGTCTCACGGTCCTGCTGATCACCCACGATCTCGGTGTCGCTGCCCGTTACGCCGACCACGTCCTCGTCCTCTCACGGGGGCGGGCGGTCGAACTCGGCCCAGTCCTCACGGTGCTCCGCTCACCTCGACACGAGGTGACCCGCCGGCTCGTGCGCGCATCCTCGACCATCCCGGCCTGGCCGGATTGA
- a CDS encoding phytanoyl-CoA dioxygenase family protein, translated as MENSDILAALNADGYCLVRNVLSDQQVAALGRRLDEQAAGEQIRRVEPPHADPDRLVPEFTLDGSIVEVDGTGFEIGGTDDQRVSNLVNKGAVFRELASHPFVDSIAPAMIGSPYLLSFLGANISRTERSAQAIHNDQRYLPESMADRCWCLTLLWMLDDFTEQNGATRLISGSHEWNEDDLARRGALETIPAIGPAGSVLVMDSRLLHGAGANRTDRPRRVIGATYVPYFVRQVENFSLQVSPEALAAASPRLRELLGFRVQSLLGGVEGHFGVPTIKAGAEGEIESQPAVGFFVERPRSTTPPLAADGRELDRST; from the coding sequence ATGGAAAACTCCGACATCCTCGCGGCCCTCAACGCAGATGGCTACTGCCTCGTCCGGAACGTGCTTTCCGATCAACAGGTGGCTGCCTTGGGACGCCGGCTGGACGAGCAGGCCGCAGGCGAGCAGATCCGGCGCGTGGAGCCGCCGCACGCAGATCCCGATCGGCTGGTGCCCGAGTTCACCCTGGACGGCAGCATCGTCGAGGTCGACGGCACCGGCTTCGAAATCGGAGGGACCGACGATCAGCGGGTCAGCAACCTCGTCAACAAGGGTGCGGTCTTCCGTGAGCTCGCTTCACACCCGTTCGTCGACAGCATCGCACCCGCCATGATCGGGTCGCCGTACCTTCTCTCGTTCCTCGGCGCGAACATCTCCCGAACGGAACGTTCCGCGCAGGCGATCCACAATGATCAGCGCTACTTGCCCGAGTCGATGGCGGATCGGTGCTGGTGTTTGACGCTCCTGTGGATGCTGGACGACTTCACCGAGCAAAACGGCGCAACGCGGCTGATCTCGGGAAGCCATGAATGGAACGAGGACGACCTCGCGCGTCGGGGAGCCCTTGAAACGATCCCGGCGATCGGACCAGCGGGGAGCGTTCTGGTCATGGATTCGCGACTCCTCCACGGTGCCGGGGCCAACCGGACCGACCGGCCTCGTCGCGTGATCGGCGCCACCTACGTGCCGTACTTCGTGCGCCAGGTCGAGAACTTCTCCCTGCAAGTCTCACCGGAAGCACTCGCCGCGGCCAGCCCTAGGCTGCGCGAGTTGCTCGGCTTCCGCGTCCAGTCGCTCCTCGGCGGCGTCGAAGGCCACTTCGGTGTCCCTACCATCAAGGCAGGCGCAGAGGGTGAGATCGAGTCTCAGCCAGCCGTTGGTTTCTTCGTCGAACGACCGCGGTCAACCACACCGCCCTTGGCCGCCGACGGCCGGGAACTGGATCGATCGACCTAG
- a CDS encoding DUF6506 family protein, translating to MASYVGVDMTIESKFTAVIYEGTPGVRVVRDHLRIVGTGREELVDVVLAQVEQGAGRIELCGGLGAEEAASVRAAVALDVRIGLNRYAFESLERIADYKRAAIGGVLRPAAFLYLAPGLDPDRDRDTHADAVFVPVPDAAAVEAVVASLAGLDLGLVELYGGLGVDAAAAAVRGSGGRIPVGFVGYDD from the coding sequence ATGGCAAGCTATGTTGGCGTCGACATGACTATAGAGAGCAAGTTCACCGCTGTTATCTACGAGGGAACCCCCGGGGTCCGCGTCGTCCGCGACCACCTGCGGATCGTAGGGACCGGCCGTGAGGAACTCGTCGATGTCGTCCTGGCGCAGGTGGAGCAGGGCGCTGGACGGATCGAGCTCTGCGGCGGGCTTGGCGCCGAGGAGGCCGCGAGCGTCCGGGCGGCCGTAGCCCTCGACGTCCGGATCGGCCTCAACCGGTACGCCTTCGAGTCGCTGGAGCGGATCGCCGACTACAAGCGCGCCGCCATCGGGGGCGTACTGAGGCCCGCTGCGTTCCTCTACCTCGCGCCCGGACTCGACCCGGATCGTGACCGCGACACCCATGCCGACGCCGTCTTCGTCCCGGTGCCGGACGCGGCCGCCGTGGAGGCGGTCGTCGCGTCCCTGGCGGGCCTCGACCTAGGTCTGGTCGAGCTGTACGGCGGGCTTGGAGTCGACGCCGCGGCCGCCGCTGTGCGCGGGAGCGGCGGGAGGATCCCCGTCGGGTTCGTTGGGTACGACGACTGA
- a CDS encoding MarR family winged helix-turn-helix transcriptional regulator has translation MERDHVDRMLQAWTDRDPQLATEPLAVAGRILRLARFLDIAIARGLTPLGLSFEDFDVLNTLRREGGGPVRPSALARAALISSGAMTARMGRLQNRGLITRTGDDGDRRAVQVSLTADGEALATRALAAVLDADESVLAPMDAASRTAVADGLRTLLVPLEHSGTA, from the coding sequence ATGGAACGCGACCACGTCGATCGAATGCTGCAGGCATGGACCGACCGTGACCCGCAGCTTGCGACAGAACCGCTTGCGGTCGCGGGGCGGATCCTACGACTGGCGCGGTTCCTCGACATCGCCATCGCGCGCGGTCTGACACCGCTCGGGCTGAGCTTCGAGGACTTCGACGTCCTCAACACCCTGCGGCGCGAGGGCGGAGGGCCAGTCCGTCCCAGCGCGCTTGCCCGCGCCGCCCTTATCTCCAGCGGCGCGATGACAGCCCGGATGGGCCGGCTACAGAACCGCGGGCTCATAACCCGCACAGGCGACGACGGCGACCGACGGGCAGTCCAGGTGAGCCTGACCGCCGACGGGGAAGCGCTCGCCACCCGCGCACTGGCCGCAGTCCTCGACGCCGACGAGTCAGTGCTCGCGCCCATGGACGCTGCCTCCCGCACCGCCGTCGCCGACGGGCTACGCACTCTGCTCGTGCCGCTGGAACACTCCGGAACGGCATAA
- a CDS encoding MerR family transcriptional regulator: MTALLSIGEFARVSHVSVKALRHYDEIGQLKPANVDPWWGRRRYSSAQVPAAQVIRRFRELDMSLDQIQLVLDAPDIDSRNEVIVRHLQRMQQTLEHTQAAVESLKSLLEGRSAALSVECRRVEAVSALAITGNVEWDDIERWLESAFGELHHLWTTSILRSSVVLTLPCTARSSSRPTRGTGRRVPSDHKKRDPAGRAEIEIPAAPIAVAVHKGPFAEVDQAYAALGTFVTERVLGSPGPIRENDHVVGGDEPSIKIEFCWPIRHLPKEPHS; the protein is encoded by the coding sequence ATGACGGCGTTGTTGAGCATTGGCGAGTTCGCGCGGGTGTCCCACGTGAGCGTGAAGGCGTTGCGGCACTACGACGAGATCGGACAGCTGAAACCCGCGAACGTCGATCCATGGTGGGGGCGCCGGCGGTACTCCAGCGCCCAAGTGCCCGCCGCTCAAGTGATCCGCCGGTTTCGAGAGCTCGACATGTCGCTTGACCAGATTCAGCTGGTTCTCGACGCACCGGACATCGACAGCAGGAACGAGGTGATCGTCCGTCACCTCCAGCGCATGCAGCAGACGCTGGAACACACTCAGGCGGCGGTGGAGTCCTTGAAGTCATTGCTCGAAGGACGCTCAGCTGCTCTGTCTGTCGAGTGTCGCCGAGTCGAAGCCGTCTCGGCGCTCGCCATCACCGGAAACGTCGAGTGGGACGACATCGAGAGATGGCTGGAGTCCGCGTTCGGCGAGCTTCACCACTTGTGGACGACGTCGATCCTCCGGTCGTCGGTGGTGCTGACGCTGCCCTGTACAGCCCGGAGTTCTTCGAGGCCCACACGCGGGACAGGTCGTCGCGTTCCTTCCGATCACAAGAAGCGCGACCCCGCGGGACGTGCCGAGATCGAGATCCCCGCGGCCCCGATCGCGGTAGCCGTACACAAGGGACCGTTCGCCGAAGTAGACCAGGCATACGCCGCGCTCGGGACCTTCGTGACCGAACGCGTTCTCGGCTCGCCAGGTCCGATCCGCGAGAACGATCACGTGGTCGGCGGAGATGAGCCGTCGATCAAAATCGAATTCTGCTGGCCCATCCGCCATCTCCCCAAGGAGCCGCACTCATGA
- a CDS encoding VOC family protein, giving the protein MTIALHSVVIDCADAARVAAFWATVLGRRMDGEPRGVRQHRTR; this is encoded by the coding sequence ATGACTATCGCACTTCATTCCGTCGTCATCGACTGCGCCGACGCGGCGCGGGTAGCTGCGTTCTGGGCAACCGTTCTCGGACGGCGGATGGACGGTGAGCCACGTGGAGTTCGCCAGCATCGGACTCGGTGA
- a CDS encoding VOC family protein encodes MFVRVPVPKSGKNRIHVDLMSSDAAELDRLVALGAKRLDDFDEDGEKWTTLADLEGNEFDLLVKKAT; translated from the coding sequence ATGTTCGTCAGAGTGCCTGTGCCGAAATCGGGAAAGAACCGCATCCATGTCGACCTGATGTCGTCCGACGCCGCGGAGCTCGACCGGCTGGTCGCATTGGGCGCAAAGCGACTGGACGACTTCGACGAGGACGGTGAGAAGTGGACGACGCTCGCCGATCTCGAGGGCAACGAGTTCGATCTTCTCGTCAAGAAGGCGACCTGA
- a CDS encoding purine-cytosine permease family protein: protein METAGRRRPGPTGQSLSFERVGIDRIKEESRTSTPWTFFVIIVGNSATLASMIYGWIPITFGLDVWGAVSSIVVGTTVGIAALLPLILMGSRTATNNATSSGAHFGVRGRIIGSTVGLVITAVSTAVVIWTSGSATVGLSSRLLDTATTDAALAVTYGLIALLTALVAIYGYHLLVRVAWVLMIAGGLVVLAMPIAFSGDIDLGYQGGDYLLGRYGSTWLLAAITVGVSGVLQIGTLVGDWTRYISAQRHSTAKLASVASLGVFVGYVVPMSIGAVVATAFVDPTASFPENLAGNAPIWYAMMLLPFALLGGLAWAASGMYSSGLDLESLVPRLSRAGATILAGTVSVGLVFLGSLVWDAADSIATASLVVLAVIAPWAAIMAIGFLRQRGTYLPDDLQMFNRGQRGGAYWFSGGWNWRAVAAWCGGSLFGLLALQTAHYVGPLANLAGGVDVSFVGSYLIAGILFLVFDVLAPAPAGALARAVEGASSSPTQGATRSGWE, encoded by the coding sequence ATGGAGACAGCAGGACGTCGCCGTCCGGGTCCGACCGGTCAGTCGTTGAGCTTCGAACGGGTCGGTATCGACCGCATCAAGGAGGAATCCAGGACGAGTACACCCTGGACCTTCTTCGTCATCATCGTTGGTAACAGCGCGACCTTGGCCAGCATGATCTACGGCTGGATCCCGATCACGTTCGGCCTCGATGTGTGGGGAGCCGTGAGCTCGATCGTCGTCGGGACCACGGTGGGGATCGCCGCGCTGCTTCCATTGATCCTCATGGGCTCGCGGACCGCGACCAACAACGCGACGTCGAGCGGGGCGCACTTCGGGGTGCGTGGCCGTATCATCGGCTCCACCGTCGGTCTGGTCATCACGGCCGTCTCGACCGCAGTGGTGATCTGGACCAGTGGCAGCGCGACCGTCGGCTTATCGAGCCGCCTCCTCGACACGGCGACCACGGATGCGGCGCTCGCGGTCACGTACGGCCTCATCGCGTTGCTGACCGCGCTAGTTGCCATCTACGGGTACCACCTCCTGGTGCGGGTGGCGTGGGTCCTGATGATCGCCGGCGGACTCGTCGTCCTCGCGATGCCCATCGCGTTCTCGGGCGACATCGACCTCGGCTACCAGGGTGGCGACTATCTGCTCGGCAGATACGGAAGCACGTGGCTACTGGCGGCGATCACCGTCGGTGTGTCGGGAGTGTTGCAAATCGGCACCTTGGTCGGAGACTGGACCCGCTACATCTCGGCGCAGCGCCATTCCACCGCGAAGCTGGCATCGGTCGCCTCGCTCGGCGTCTTCGTCGGGTACGTCGTCCCCATGTCGATCGGGGCGGTGGTCGCGACCGCGTTCGTCGATCCGACTGCGTCGTTCCCCGAGAATCTCGCGGGCAACGCCCCGATCTGGTACGCGATGATGCTGCTGCCATTCGCCCTGCTCGGCGGGCTCGCCTGGGCGGCGTCCGGTATGTACAGCAGCGGACTCGATCTGGAGAGCCTGGTCCCTCGACTTTCCCGTGCTGGAGCAACCATTCTTGCCGGCACCGTCTCGGTGGGGCTGGTCTTCCTCGGATCCCTCGTCTGGGACGCCGCGGACTCGATCGCGACGGCGTCGCTGGTCGTGCTGGCGGTGATCGCGCCCTGGGCGGCGATCATGGCGATCGGCTTCCTGCGCCAGCGAGGCACGTACCTGCCGGACGATCTCCAGATGTTCAACCGCGGGCAACGCGGTGGGGCCTACTGGTTCAGCGGAGGCTGGAACTGGCGCGCGGTCGCCGCGTGGTGCGGCGGCTCTCTGTTCGGCCTCCTGGCCCTGCAGACCGCCCACTACGTCGGACCGTTGGCGAACCTGGCCGGCGGCGTCGACGTGAGCTTCGTCGGCTCGTACCTGATCGCCGGGATTCTCTTCCTGGTCTTCGACGTCCTCGCTCCCGCTCCGGCCGGCGCACTGGCCAGAGCCGTCGAAGGCGCGTCGTCCTCGCCGACTCAGGGCGCCACGCGCTCGGGGTGGGAGTAG
- a CDS encoding cytochrome P450: MDQAWCDRQAVSITPGWYVREYRDVQFVELNAGSLFSKDYSYLFEPGQDIHSVAKGYWLTESLRADGSPGRHAHLHRITAPAFRKRAVDGMAQVAERHLAGLIGDVVRKGDDTFDLAEMAYSLTFRIMCSFLGFPDENETALRAAIRETFDRWDNTPESPELRSYIRDVARRRLDRPGTDVLDTLVTAWRDEQITEEELQGYIWMILTAYNDTGTTIVNTIALLDQFDLLDETRAKIDDQEWIEREIEEVMRYMPSFSQGPTVAVQEVTMPDGTRIPPSSLVMTCYAAANRDPAVFDEPDRFVATRSPNPHLAFGHGIHYCTGAPLARVVVPAAVTMALRLLPGLRLHSDQELFVRHASIVDYVEATATFDQQAAA, from the coding sequence GTGGACCAGGCGTGGTGTGACCGCCAGGCCGTGTCGATCACGCCGGGGTGGTACGTGCGTGAGTACCGGGACGTGCAGTTCGTCGAGTTGAACGCCGGTAGCCTTTTCTCCAAGGACTACTCGTACTTGTTCGAGCCTGGTCAGGACATCCACAGCGTCGCCAAGGGATATTGGCTGACCGAGAGCTTGCGGGCGGACGGCAGCCCTGGTCGCCACGCTCACCTGCACCGCATCACCGCGCCGGCCTTCCGAAAGCGTGCCGTCGACGGCATGGCTCAGGTCGCCGAGCGGCATCTCGCCGGGCTCATCGGTGACGTCGTCAGAAAGGGCGACGACACGTTCGACCTGGCAGAAATGGCGTACTCGCTCACGTTCAGGATCATGTGTTCCTTCTTGGGTTTTCCTGACGAGAACGAGACTGCATTGCGGGCGGCCATCAGGGAGACGTTCGACCGCTGGGACAACACGCCGGAATCCCCCGAGCTGCGTTCATATATACGTGACGTCGCGCGTCGTCGACTCGACAGACCGGGAACGGACGTTCTTGACACGCTGGTGACGGCATGGCGCGACGAACAGATCACCGAGGAGGAGCTCCAAGGCTATATCTGGATGATCCTCACGGCCTACAACGACACCGGGACGACGATCGTCAACACGATCGCTCTCCTGGATCAATTCGACCTGCTCGACGAGACACGCGCCAAAATCGACGATCAGGAGTGGATTGAAAGGGAAATAGAAGAAGTGATGCGGTACATGCCGTCGTTCAGCCAGGGTCCGACGGTCGCCGTTCAGGAGGTGACGATGCCCGACGGCACCCGGATCCCTCCTTCCAGCCTCGTGATGACCTGCTACGCGGCGGCCAATCGTGACCCCGCTGTGTTCGATGAGCCTGACCGGTTCGTCGCCACGCGTTCGCCCAATCCGCACCTCGCCTTCGGCCACGGAATCCACTACTGCACAGGCGCTCCGCTCGCTCGGGTGGTCGTTCCCGCGGCCGTGACGATGGCCCTCCGGCTCCTTCCAGGGCTTCGCCTGCACTCCGACCAGGAGCTGTTCGTCCGCCATGCCAGCATCGTCGACTACGTTGAGGCGACGGCGACGTTCGACCAGCAAGCGGCAGCCTGA